One Actinomycetota bacterium genomic window carries:
- a CDS encoding alpha-ketoglutarate-dependent dioxygenase AlkB yields the protein MSDAAPLAWQPSLLAGATEPAIDVGFATLARVQLDETAWVDRAPGWLSGSDDVFHQLREGAPWEHHVVPMYGRMVDQPRLTAWWRLESGEPPFLPLIEEMRLALSQRYRVTFDSAGLNLYRDGRDSVAWHRDRIAREIDDPLVAILSVGEPRRFLLRPGTGGRSRALLLGRGDLLVTGGSTQRTWEHTVPKVAKAGPRISITFRHGA from the coding sequence TTGCTCGCGGGAGCGACCGAGCCGGCGATCGACGTCGGGTTCGCGACACTCGCGCGTGTCCAGCTGGACGAGACCGCCTGGGTCGATCGGGCACCGGGCTGGCTGTCGGGCAGCGACGACGTCTTCCACCAGTTGCGAGAAGGAGCGCCGTGGGAGCACCACGTCGTGCCGATGTACGGGCGCATGGTCGACCAGCCCCGGCTCACCGCCTGGTGGAGGCTCGAGTCCGGCGAGCCGCCGTTCCTGCCGCTCATCGAGGAGATGCGTCTTGCCCTCTCGCAGCGCTACCGGGTGACGTTCGACTCGGCGGGGCTCAACCTCTATCGCGACGGCCGCGACAGCGTGGCCTGGCACCGCGATCGCATCGCACGCGAGATCGACGATCCGCTCGTCGCCATCCTGTCGGTCGGCGAGCCTCGCCGGTTCCTGCTCCGTCCCGGCACGGGCGGAAGGAGCCGGGCGCTCCTCCTCGGACGCGGCGACCTGCTCGTCACCGGCGGCAGCACGCAACGCACATGGGAGCACACGGTGCCCAAGGTCGCCAAAGCGGGCCCGCGCATCAGCATCACCTTTCGCCACGGCGCGTGA
- a CDS encoding alpha/beta hydrolase, which translates to MAFAHNGDVDLYYETFGSRDDPALLLVNGLSSQCIAYREEWCEKFAAEGFRVIRFDNRDVGLSSKLDGAAMPYTPSDMAADAVAVLDAAGVERAHVMGVSMGGMIVQTMAIEHPDRLLSITSVMSTTGDPDVGNPAPDALRLILSPPPESRDDYVARHLESARTWGSPACYDEPRLTDNAAEAYDRCFYPEGQARQMAAIIAAGSRTAALGDVRTPALVLHGDADRLVDPSGGRRTAEAIPGARFVLIEGMGHDYPPEYWDRLVSLVTEHARAATA; encoded by the coding sequence ATGGCATTCGCGCACAACGGCGACGTGGACCTGTACTACGAGACGTTCGGCAGCCGGGACGACCCCGCGCTGCTCTTGGTCAACGGGCTCAGCAGTCAGTGCATCGCCTATCGCGAGGAGTGGTGCGAGAAGTTCGCGGCCGAGGGGTTCCGCGTCATCCGGTTCGACAACCGAGACGTAGGCCTGTCGTCCAAGCTCGACGGCGCGGCGATGCCGTACACACCGAGCGACATGGCCGCCGACGCCGTCGCCGTGCTCGACGCGGCGGGGGTCGAGCGCGCGCACGTCATGGGCGTGTCGATGGGCGGGATGATCGTGCAGACGATGGCGATCGAGCACCCCGACCGGCTGTTGTCGATCACGTCGGTGATGTCGACCACCGGCGACCCCGACGTCGGCAACCCGGCACCCGACGCGCTGCGGCTCATCCTGTCGCCACCACCCGAGAGCCGAGACGACTACGTCGCGCGCCATCTCGAATCCGCGCGCACGTGGGGCAGCCCCGCGTGTTACGACGAGCCCCGGCTGACGGACAATGCCGCCGAGGCCTACGACCGATGCTTCTACCCTGAAGGTCAGGCGCGCCAGATGGCTGCGATCATCGCCGCGGGCAGCCGCACGGCCGCGTTGGGCGACGTGCGCACGCCGGCGCTGGTGCTGCACGGCGACGCAGACCGGCTCGTCGATCCGAGTGGTGGTCGGCGTACGGCCGAGGCGATCCCCGGCGCCCGCTTCGTGCTCATCGAGGGCATGGGGCACGACTATCCGCCCGAGTACTGGGACCGGCTGGTGTCGTTGGTGACCGAGCACGCCCGCGCAGCAACCGCCTGA
- a CDS encoding maleylpyruvate isomerase family mycothiol-dependent enzyme, with amino-acid sequence MDYAEHVDAAERGTQAMIAAFRNAEPDARVPSCPEWALADLAEHVGGFTGFWAHVLCEGTGRPKAPIPEHRLGQPLGDWYASLAPLLVDELRATPPETAVWTWADDKSARFVARRCAHELAIHRFDAQLAGGAPQPVDAALAADGIDEIFYMVDAASDRAGRGEGETLHLHGTDRDDEWLLTLDPDGLQVERRHAKADLALRGAVSDLELLLYQRPTLGEVERLGDESVLDAWQRVFTFG; translated from the coding sequence ATGGACTACGCCGAGCACGTCGACGCCGCGGAACGAGGCACGCAGGCGATGATCGCCGCCTTCCGCAACGCCGAACCCGATGCACGCGTCCCGTCGTGTCCCGAGTGGGCCCTCGCCGACCTCGCCGAGCACGTCGGTGGCTTCACCGGGTTCTGGGCCCATGTGCTGTGCGAAGGCACCGGTCGCCCCAAAGCGCCGATTCCCGAGCACCGGCTCGGCCAGCCGCTCGGAGACTGGTACGCGAGCCTGGCGCCGTTGCTCGTCGACGAGCTGCGCGCGACACCGCCGGAGACCGCCGTGTGGACCTGGGCCGACGACAAGTCCGCTCGATTCGTCGCCCGCCGGTGCGCGCACGAGCTCGCCATCCACCGCTTCGACGCCCAGCTCGCCGGGGGAGCCCCGCAACCCGTCGACGCCGCCCTGGCCGCCGACGGCATCGACGAGATCTTCTACATGGTCGACGCCGCGTCCGACCGCGCCGGGCGGGGCGAGGGCGAGACGCTGCACCTGCACGGCACCGATCGCGACGACGAGTGGCTGCTCACGCTCGACCCCGACGGGCTCCAGGTCGAGCGCCGCCACGCCAAGGCGGACCTCGCGCTTCGCGGCGCGGTCTCCGACCTCGAGCTGCTGCTGTACCAGCGGCCGACGCTCGGCGAGGTCGAGCGCCTCGGCGACGAGAGCGTGTTGGACGCGTGGCAGCGCGTCTTCACCTTCGGTTGA